TCAGCCCCATTCATCATAGGGTATCGAGAGAAGAGTGTTTTCGCGCCAACGAACCCATCATACGTTATTTGCGGTTTCTGACCTACTTTCCCGCCTTTGGTGGTTACCAAAACAACGCCGTTCGCCCCACGCGACCCGTAAATAGCTGTGGCCGAGGCATCTTTCAGAACATCAACACTCTGGATGTCGTTGGGGTTGATGTCGCCGATAGAGCCCGGAAAAGGGATGCCATCCAGTACGATCAGCGGATCATTGCTGGCAGTGAGTGACCGTACCCCACGAATGCGAATCTGGGTGGCAGCGCCTGGCTGGGAGGAGGTTTGCGAAAACTGCACACCGGGCAACCGGCCTTGCAGAGCCTGTGAGATGTTAGCAGCAGGTACCTCACGCAAGGTCTCGCCGCTGATGGAAGCCACCGAACCCGTTACCGCTTCGGCGCGCTGCACACCGTAACCTACCACCACTACCTCGTCCAGCGCCTTGGTGTTAGTAGCTAACTTGATATTTATGGTAGATCCGGAAACGACTACCTCTTGGCTTACGAAACCGATAGCGCTAAATACCAGCGTGCTTCCAGTAGGGGCTGACAACGTAAATCCGCCCTCGCCGTTGGTTGAAATCCCGTTGGTGGTACCTTTTTGTAGAACCGTGACGCCGGGCAGCCCTTCGCTGCTTTCTGCGCTGGTAACCCGGCCCGAAACTGTTTGTGTGGCTTGCGCCATTACTAGCGTGGGCGTAAGACCCAGTAGAGATAGGACTACTGCCCCACGCGCTACTGGTTGCCCGAAGCGTAGCATCGCAGCGTATAAAGGTGCTTTCATAATAGGTGGGAAATTGTTGGAAGAAAGAATTTATAAAAGCTGATTACCATCTCTGAAGTCGAAACATCTTCTTCGTAATCGATTGTGCAATCGATTGTGGTAGCATAGGTCAAGAAGACAACTTATGTAGCTGTAGCACACAATTTTTGGAAGCAGTCAGCAACACTTTGCTAAAAAGCAGAGTGATTGATTTACGCCTTTATCTGTATCCTATAATTAGGACAAAATCAACTTATGATTAAGGAAGTACCTTTGTCGACCTAGCCCTTCATACTATAAAGGGAGAGAGCTCTTGTTGATGAGCAATGCAAAGGTTTCTATAGCTTCTCACGTCAGATAAACTAGAAGCTACTATCCTCTTATAAGTAATAGAGCCACTTAATCGCTCCAGAGTCAGTCTCAAAACCTCCTGTGTAGTAATCCAAAGGTATTAGCTCTGCTAGCGCAGATATGCTCATATTCTTACAACAGATGTTCAATCGTTTTATGATAACTTACAAAATAAAAACGCCTTTAACGAGCTATTTAAGGCGTTTTATAAACCGTTGTGCTAGCTTTTTGAACATTTGTTGGCTCTCGTGCTAAGTAGAAATAACGAGGATTCGTCTAACTAGAAACAGATATTACACAAGTTTTTACATCGATAGTGCTTACCTCAGTAGTGCTCTACTATGTCTGTTTCTTAAGTCGTGGTATCGCAGAAACTAATATTCTATCCGCCCATGAGAATGCTACGTGCATAAACTGTTATTAGTCGAAGTAGGTGAAAAACTCTACCCACAACATCATTGAAAACTGCCCTAGGGCTCAACAGTCTAATTGCACTAGTAGCGGACAAACTACTTCGTACAAGGCTTTAGTTCGCCTACCTAGCTAGCACCTGTTTCTGTACATTAAGTCCCGAATGCTTACGCACATTCATGTAGCATCTCTCTTCGCTAGCGTAACTACCCTCACAGCATTCTTCTCTTAACGTGATGAAGTGGTTTGCCAAAAGCGCAAACGTTTCCGAAGTTGTACACGAGTTTACCAGATTACAGTGAGCATGGTTCTGCTAATGCTCTTCTCGCTCCTAGGTGAATGTTACCTTTGTAGAAGTATTTATGCTTGTTGCAGGATGCGGTAGGCGACAGTCATCAACCTAATTGAAGACATACTCCTCAGGTATCTATGGCTCATCCAAAACAACTTCACGCTGGATAGCTGTAAATTGAAAAAGTAGTATTAAAAATAATAGTATATGAGGCAGAAATCTAATTGTTTCGGCTATGTAGCTCCTAATTGGATGTTTGTGTTGTTGCTATATATAGCCATAGGGTTATCAGCGCGCCCTATTTTGGCTCAATCTGCGGATATAAAATTTACCACGCTAACTGCAAAAGACGGCTTATCTTCTAATACTATAAATACTATTTTAAAAGATAAGAGTGGCCTACTCTGGGTTGCTACAGAAGAAGGCTTAAACAGGTACGATGGCCGTAATTTCAAACTATACAACCTAGGAACGTCTAAAGGCACTACTTTTCAAAAAGTAGAAGTTTCTGCTCTACATGAAGACAAGACAGGACGTTTATGGGTTGGAACAATGGGCAATTCGCTTTATAGCTATGACCGATCGAAGGATGCTTTTATTCCATATCATTTCAGCGACAAAAACAATAAACTTTATAGCAAACATATAAAATCTTTGTGCAGTGATTCTTTCGGCAACATCTGGTTTGTAACAATTACAGATTTAAGAGTTCTAAACCCCAAAACTTCTGAAGTTAGCCAAGTTTTATTTAGCAGTTCACTCGATTATCCGAAAGTATCTAACCCCCTGTGTGTTTACAAAGATCATAAAAAAAGAATATGGATTGGAACTGAGCACGGGTTATATGTGCAAAAAGGACATACACGATCATTTCAGGTTTTCAAACATAATCGAACTGATGCAAACAGTGTAGTAAGTGATACAGTCCATACCATAGCAGAAGATCAAAACGGACAATTATGGATAGGCACTAGTAACGGAATAAGTCAACTTAGTGCAGATGAGAGAAGCTTTCGAAACTTCAAATTTTCTCACAAAGACAGTCACACAATTAGTAATAATTTTATTCATGCTATAGCACCCGATCAGGATAATACTATCTGGATTGGTACCGAGGGCGGATTAGATGTTATGGATATAAGGTCGGGAAGAGTTACCCGATACGCGCATGATAGTAGGGATGCCTTCAGCGTAAATAGTAAATCTATACAGAGTATATTAATCGACTCACAAGGTATTCATTGGGTTGGAACGTATAAAGGTGGCATCAATAAGTTCGACCGAAACCTCACGTTATTCGAGGGAAAGCGTAGTAGCGAGCTTGACCCACTCGGCCTTAATGCACCGCTGGTAACTTCTTTTGCGGAGAGCCCTACTGGAGACGTATTTGTAGGTACAGATGGGGGTGGACTCAATGTATATCATCCTAAGACAGGGTTGTTCAGTCGTATTCCCATCAAAAGCAAAGAGCGAATTGACCTAGCTGGTCTGCCCATCTTGAGTATGGTGCTAGACCATCGTAAGCAACTATGGCTAGGCACGTATAATCATGGCTTATTTCGTTACGATATTCAAACTGGTACTTATAAGCAATTCCTACAAGGCCCAGGCGAGTCAGATTTGAATCACAACCAAATTTTTTGCCTTAAAGAAGATAGCAACGGAAATATATGGATTGGTACAAATGGCGGTGGAGTAAACAGATATAACCCAGAGACTAATCAGATTACTAAATTTTTATCCGTTCCTAGTAAAGGAAGTAATCAGCTGTTCCCTATAAATAATTACATCCGTGCCATTGAAGAAGACGCCAACGGAAATATATGGATTGGCTCTCTTGGTAGTGGCATTGCTGTTTATCATCCTACTACTCGGCAATTCACCGCATATAAGTCGGCTCAGACAGGACTTGCATTAGACAATATAGCCTCTATTCAGAAGGATCACCGTGGTAATATCTGGGTTGGGACAGGTGGAGAAGGATTATATCTTTTTGATACTTATAAAAACAAATTTTTTTCTTTTTCTGGCAAAGAGGGCCTGCCAAATGGAGTTATTCATAAGATCTTAGAAGACAACAACGGCAGCATCTGGGTAAGTACGAACCAAGGGGTAAGCAAATTAAACATTGATAAAAAAGCATTTATTAACTACTCCCAAGATAATGGGCTCGTGAACAATGCTTTTCTAAATGGTGCAGGGATTAAATTAGCAAACGGGTTGCTCTTCTTCGGTAGCATCGAAGGATTTAACTATTTTGATCCGTCAAGTATTAAATTCAATCACAATATTCCATCAGTCTTACTAACAGAATTAAAGGTAGATAACAAAATAATAGAACCTAGCAGCACTTCTCCTTTGCAACATCAAATAGCAATAGCGAAGGAGATCCACCTAAACTACAAACAAAATTTTTCAATCGCCTATACTTCACTAAACTATACCTTACCACAGAAAAACCAGTATGCTTATCGCTTGAAGGGCTTTGATGAAGACTGGAATTATGTAGGTTCCACAAACATTGCTTATTACACAAACCTAGACCCTGGCGAGTACGAATTTATTGTCAAAGCTAGCAACAACGATGGCGTTTGGAATACGGTTGGCACTTCTGTCAAGATTATAATTAGTCCTCCTTTTTGGAAAACAATTTACGCCTATACCTTATATGTTGGGCTGCTTGGTTTTGCCATATTGTACATGCGCTACCGCGGTATTAAAAAACTGAAGAAAGAGTTTAGGCAGCAACAAGAAAGAAAAGAGAGAGAACGAGTCCGCGAACTAGACTTACTAAAAATTAAGTTCTTGACCAACTTGAGTCACGAGTTTCGTACTCCTATTTCGTTAATTCTGGCGCCTACCGACAAGCTTCTGGCACAGCAACAAGATCCTCATAGCAATGGGCAGTTGCATGTGATCCGACGTAATGCGCGGCGGCTGTTGCACTTAGTCAATCAATTGTTGGACTTCCGGAAAATGGAAGAGCACGAGCTCAGCCTGAACCTTTCCGCAGGCGAGATAACTGCCTTTGTCCGAGAAGTGACTGACTCTTTCCAAGACCTAGCGGAAGTTAAGAAGATTGACTTATCGTTGCGTTTGCCTTCCAAAAAGCTGTTTGTGCAATTTGATTATGATAAAGTAGAGCGAATTCTGGTTAATCTGCTTTCGAATGCCTTTAAATTCACCCCTGAAGGAGGAACGATCAGTGTTGAGCTAACGGTGCAGGCCAGCCATGATGACACGCTAGAGAAGACAGTATGTATTCAGG
This Hymenobacter sp. GOD-10R DNA region includes the following protein-coding sequences:
- a CDS encoding hybrid sensor histidine kinase/response regulator transcription factor; its protein translation is MRQKSNCFGYVAPNWMFVLLLYIAIGLSARPILAQSADIKFTTLTAKDGLSSNTINTILKDKSGLLWVATEEGLNRYDGRNFKLYNLGTSKGTTFQKVEVSALHEDKTGRLWVGTMGNSLYSYDRSKDAFIPYHFSDKNNKLYSKHIKSLCSDSFGNIWFVTITDLRVLNPKTSEVSQVLFSSSLDYPKVSNPLCVYKDHKKRIWIGTEHGLYVQKGHTRSFQVFKHNRTDANSVVSDTVHTIAEDQNGQLWIGTSNGISQLSADERSFRNFKFSHKDSHTISNNFIHAIAPDQDNTIWIGTEGGLDVMDIRSGRVTRYAHDSRDAFSVNSKSIQSILIDSQGIHWVGTYKGGINKFDRNLTLFEGKRSSELDPLGLNAPLVTSFAESPTGDVFVGTDGGGLNVYHPKTGLFSRIPIKSKERIDLAGLPILSMVLDHRKQLWLGTYNHGLFRYDIQTGTYKQFLQGPGESDLNHNQIFCLKEDSNGNIWIGTNGGGVNRYNPETNQITKFLSVPSKGSNQLFPINNYIRAIEEDANGNIWIGSLGSGIAVYHPTTRQFTAYKSAQTGLALDNIASIQKDHRGNIWVGTGGEGLYLFDTYKNKFFSFSGKEGLPNGVIHKILEDNNGSIWVSTNQGVSKLNIDKKAFINYSQDNGLVNNAFLNGAGIKLANGLLFFGSIEGFNYFDPSSIKFNHNIPSVLLTELKVDNKIIEPSSTSPLQHQIAIAKEIHLNYKQNFSIAYTSLNYTLPQKNQYAYRLKGFDEDWNYVGSTNIAYYTNLDPGEYEFIVKASNNDGVWNTVGTSVKIIISPPFWKTIYAYTLYVGLLGFAILYMRYRGIKKLKKEFRQQQERKERERVRELDLLKIKFLTNLSHEFRTPISLILAPTDKLLAQQQDPHSNGQLHVIRRNARRLLHLVNQLLDFRKMEEHELSLNLSAGEITAFVREVTDSFQDLAEVKKIDLSLRLPSKKLFVQFDYDKVERILVNLLSNAFKFTPEGGTISVELTVQASHDDTLEKTVCIQVADSGVGIPLDKQELIFQRFFQGQQVASVVGQSSGIGLSITKEFVQLHGGHISVESELGEGTTFTVLLPLTTTPPLADSAVITETPEPRQEPAKSVKLTKKQSTSELPHLLIVEDDDEFRYYLKDNLKEHYKITDVLNGKDGWYKALACHPDLIVSDITMPYMDGVALSRKLKSDKRTSHIPIILLTGLTREEEQLKGLESGASDYLTKPFNFEILNAKIRNLLELNRSLKTTYTKQLKVVLNQVDIASSSEKFLNNVVLYIEKNLTNSNFSVEELSEHFGMSRGSMYSRILELTGMPPVEFIRSFKLDRAAVLLRESDLTISEIAYQVGFATPHYFTKSFKAKFSILPSDYRKSKKQDLAT